CCAAGCCGTTGATCTTCCCCAAGACGACGACGAACTGCTCTGAGAACGCCTGGGTAAGGTAGAACTCCGAGAGGGTGGTGAGTCCGCCGTCATCAGGAAGGGGCAGCAGAGCATCGAAATTCGGCGGGAGGACGGCCCCGGTCTTGCGCATGACGCTCTGGCCGAATTGCGTCTCACCGTGAAGCGTGAGGAGACCACCGGGCCAGAGATTCATCCGGGCCGAGTCCAGTTTCAGCGTGTAGTCCGCCGATCCGGCGTAGCGGAACCCGTTGTTCGTGTCCTTCCCGCCGTGAGCGTTGTCCTGCAGAATCTGCGTGGCACTCAACTCGAACAAGACACCGTGTTCGGAAAGGTCCGCCCTCGCCCCACCCCAGTCGCCGGTCAGGTACTGGCGACGGGCCAAGTCGCCGGTGTAGTCCGGCAGTTGCTGGATGATCGAGGGCATCGCGGCCTTGGCAGGGATCTCAGCGGCCTTCCCGCGCGATTCCGGCACCTTCCGGTCGGCCGGCTGAGTCGTCTGCCCCAAGACGCTACCGCTCAACCACGCGCACGCCGCCAACAGACAGATACGTTGAATCATCACGGAGACTCCTCGGACAGAGAGGCCTTTCCGAACCCGCGCCTTGCACTGCCGTCCCATGTCGCCTTCCACGCCCCGCATGCTGAGACGGACGATTGCAACCCGCAGATCAGGAGTGCTATCATCCTGTCGTCAGCAGGAGCGAGACCTGCCCTGAAAGCCCAAGCACGCACAATGACCATTCCAGATTCGGCCCAGCCTCCTCCAATGTACTGCTGCCGCATATGGCCGTCCAACCATTCAGCAGTCCCCTGCCGAGACGCCTTTGCCTTTGACGCTGACATGAGGCCGCTTGCCCGCCGAGGACCGCCGAACTGACACCACCACTCATCTCCTTGCGCCGTCCGACGACCCCTTCGGGGAATAGCCAGGGCCAGCGCGCATCCCAGGGGCGCGACCCACACCGAGGACTCCATGAATCTCTGAAATCGATGTCGCTGAAGCCACGTCATTAACACACCTCGCCGGGTGAGATCACATGCAAGCTCTTTCGGTTTTGCCAACACACCCGTCGCCGGACGAGAACCGACCGATCGAGGGCATACACCAACCCACAAGGGCCGAACGATCACTCAACGCAATCTACTGAAAGACGCGATGCCCGACAATCGAGCGCTCCTGCCGGCCCCTATCCATCCCAACACGAAGCGGATCTAGCGTCGCCGGATCGCAGCCGCCAGGACCGCTCACGAGCCTCCTCCAACGACGAACAGGACAACACTGCCGCTGACATCATACGGCAACCCATGCCCCGCTTAGAAACACGCTCCCACCAGGTCAAGCCAACTCTCAATCCTGATTCTGAATCCCATCGATACAGCCGGTCACACCAGTCCTGATGTTGGCGGCATTGCCCTCGTCGGTGTCGATGTGCATCGCCAGGCGGAAGTTCGAATCCACGCGGACGCGGACATCGCCAAATACCAGTTCGCGGTCGCCGGGCACTCGTACGCGCACGGTGGATTTGTCCTTGACTCCGTACCGGAGCGCGTCGGCCGGTGTCATGTGGATATGACGCAGGGCGCAGATGACCCCACGGTCGAGAACAACGCTGCCGGCCGGGCCCTCGAGCGTGCAGCCGGGCGTATCGCGGATATCGCCGGATTCGCGAATGGGCGGGTGGATGCCGAGCTTGAATTGCTCGGTCATCGCAATCTCCACCTGTGTGGCTTTGCGCGTCGGCCCCAGCACGCGCACGCGTTCGATTCGGCCCTTCGGCCCGACGATCGTGAGCTGTTCCTCGCAGGCAAACTGCCCCCGCTGCGACAGATCGCTCTGGCGGGTGAGCTGGTGGCCCTGGCCAAACAGAGCCTCCACGTGGTCCTGGCTCAGGTGGATATGGTGGGCGGAAATCTCGATGAGGACCGGTTCGCCCCGCTGAGCTTCGAATACGCGCGTCAGGTAGGAGCGACTCAGGGCCCGCAACGTCTCGCGGGCGATCATCCGCTCCTCATCCGTCGGAACGACGAGCACGGTAACCCTGGAATCGTTCGTCGAGATACGACATACTTCGTCGAAGCCACGGGCTTCGCGATTCCGTACCTCATCAAGCTGGATGCCCATGCACTCCAGGCCCTGCAACGCCAGAGACCGCACCCCCGCGCTGCCCTGCCCGATGCCGCCGGTGAAGATCAACACGTCCAGCCCGCCCATGGCCGCCAGATAGGCCCCGATGTACTTGCGGACCCGATAGCAGAACGCCTTCAGCGCCACCAGCGCCCGGGCGTCGCCCGCATCGGCGGCGCGCTCGACTTCGCGCATGTCACTGGAGACACCCGAGAGGCCCAGCAGGCCGCTGCGCTTGTTCAGCAGTTCATCGACCTGGGCATCGTCGAGGCCCGCCGCTCGCCGCAGGTACGAGATCGCTCCCGGATCGAGATCGCCGCAGCGCGTGCCCATGATGAGCCCCTCGCCAGGCGTAAACCCCATGGACGTATCCACCGACCGGCCATGGTCCACCGCACACAGCGAGGCACCATTGCCGAGGTGGCAACTGACGATCTCCAGTTCGTTGACGCGCTTCTGGAGGTACTGGGCGGCGCGCAGAACGACGTAGGAATGAGAGCTTCCGTGAAAACCGTACCGGCGCACGCCCTTCTGCTGGTAGTGCTCGTACGGAAGACCATACAGATACGCGTACGACGGCAGGGTGTGATGAAACGCCGTGTCGAACACGGCGACGTGGGGCACCGACGGAAACACCTGCATGGCCTCGCGAATACCGGCCACGTTGACCGGATTGTGAAGCGGCGCGAGCGGACTCAGAGACTCGATCTCCGTGAGCACTCCCTCCTCCACAACCACCGCTTCGGAGAACCGTTCGCCCCCATGCACCACGCGATGACCCACGACGCTGATGTCCGAAGCCTCCCGAATCACGCCTGTCTGAGGCGCTGACAGCTCGCTCAGCATCGCGCGGAAGGCATCGCCGTATCCCCCCTTCGGCAACTCTCGCTTCACTTCGCCTCCGGGGCCGCGATGCACCAGGCAGGTACCGCCGGCTCCGATACGTTCCACCTGGCCGCGGGCCGTATTGGATTCTTTGGCCGTGTCGAAGAAGGTGTACTTGAGCGAGGAGGAACCGCTGTTGACCACGAGGATCTTCTCCGGCCGCTCGCCCTTGAGGCGCAGGCCGTACGGATCGTCGCTTTGGCGGAAGGCCGCGGCCGCCTTGGCCGGGTCGGCCATGACCTGCTTGAACCGCTCAGCAATGGTCTTGGAAATGTACTGGACGGCGCGGGGGTCGGTCATGATGGCGGACTGGAAGACGGTGACCGGGATGCGCAGCACGCGACAGCGGGTCTCGGCGATGAAGTCGGCCATGGTCTTGTCGCCGCTCATCAAGGCCATCTCGCCGAACGTATCGCCGCCTTTGAACCGCCCGATGACCTGACGCCGGCCGCCGTCGCCGAGAACGGAGACCGCCAGGTCGCCCTCGAGCAGAACGCCAAGGAAGGCGGCGTCCTCGCCGAACTCAACGACGGCCTCGTTGGGCTCATACGAGGCAACACGTGATTCGCTCACCAACCGATCAAGTCGGTCGTCGGAGAAGTGCTTGCAGAGACCGACCCGCTGCCTGAGGAACTCGACAAGTTGCGGATGTGTCATCATTGGTTCTGACCTCTCGATGGCTATGGCTTGTCAGTGAGGCTCAACGTCACGTGGATGACGTCCTCGGCTTGCGTTTCCGTCATCGGGAGCCCGCTGCGCAGGAAGACGGAGAGCATCGCCCTGTTCTTCGTAAGCACTTCCGCGTCGAACCGGCTAACGCCCTTTTCTCGTGCGATGCGGGTCAGGTGTCTCAGTAGGCACCCGGCGATTCCTAGTCCCTGGTAGTCTTCCTCGACGATGAACGCGATCTCCGCCCCGCGCGAGCCGTTCAGGTCGAAGGCCACATAGCGACCACCGCCGATGATGATCTCTCTCCCGTCGGCGTCGATCGTCACCACCAACTGGACCACGCGCTCGAAATCGACATCCGTGACGGCTTTGAGTTCCGTATCCGTGAGCGACGACTTGGCCTGGAAGAACCGAGCATAGATCGACGCGGGCTCGAGCTTGTGAAATGCCTCGATCACCGCGGCCTT
The window above is part of the Phycisphaerae bacterium genome. Proteins encoded here:
- a CDS encoding acetate/propionate family kinase encodes the protein MTHPQLVEFLRQRVGLCKHFSDDRLDRLVSESRVASYEPNEAVVEFGEDAAFLGVLLEGDLAVSVLGDGGRRQVIGRFKGGDTFGEMALMSGDKTMADFIAETRCRVLRIPVTVFQSAIMTDPRAVQYISKTIAERFKQVMADPAKAAAAFRQSDDPYGLRLKGERPEKILVVNSGSSSLKYTFFDTAKESNTARGQVERIGAGGTCLVHRGPGGEVKRELPKGGYGDAFRAMLSELSAPQTGVIREASDISVVGHRVVHGGERFSEAVVVEEGVLTEIESLSPLAPLHNPVNVAGIREAMQVFPSVPHVAVFDTAFHHTLPSYAYLYGLPYEHYQQKGVRRYGFHGSSHSYVVLRAAQYLQKRVNELEIVSCHLGNGASLCAVDHGRSVDTSMGFTPGEGLIMGTRCGDLDPGAISYLRRAAGLDDAQVDELLNKRSGLLGLSGVSSDMREVERAADAGDARALVALKAFCYRVRKYIGAYLAAMGGLDVLIFTGGIGQGSAGVRSLALQGLECMGIQLDEVRNREARGFDEVCRISTNDSRVTVLVVPTDEERMIARETLRALSRSYLTRVFEAQRGEPVLIEISAHHIHLSQDHVEALFGQGHQLTRQSDLSQRGQFACEEQLTIVGPKGRIERVRVLGPTRKATQVEIAMTEQFKLGIHPPIRESGDIRDTPGCTLEGPAGSVVLDRGVICALRHIHMTPADALRYGVKDKSTVRVRVPGDRELVFGDVRVRVDSNFRLAMHIDTDEGNAANIRTGVTGCIDGIQNQD
- a CDS encoding GNAT family N-acetyltransferase translates to MIEVRTFSRIEALKNGLAVTIRAIRPADKAAVIEAFHKLEPASIYARFFQAKSSLTDTELKAVTDVDFERVVQLVVTIDADGREIIIGGGRYVAFDLNGSRGAEIAFIVEEDYQGLGIAGCLLRHLTRIAREKGVSRFDAEVLTKNRAMLSVFLRSGLPMTETQAEDVIHVTLSLTDKP